The following coding sequences lie in one Helicoverpa zea isolate HzStark_Cry1AcR chromosome 2, ilHelZeax1.1, whole genome shotgun sequence genomic window:
- the LOC124637345 gene encoding matrix metalloproteinase-14 isoform X5 has translation MSISRSSRLRISPASMACVSLRSSLRILWTATTALVFLTRSSAAPTFGGADKAMMYLAQYGYLSPSVRNPSSGHIMDESSWRRAIAEFQSFAGLNATGELDEETTKVMSLPRCGVRDKVGFGESRAKRYALQGSRWRVKNLTYKISKYPSKLNRAEVDNELAKAFSVWSDYTDLTFTQKRSGQVHIEIRFEKGEHGDGDPFDGPGGTLAHAYFPVYGGDAHFDDAEMWSINSRRGTNLFQVAAHEFGHSLGLSHSDVRSALMAPFYRGYDPAFQLDQDDIQGIQALYGHKTQTDIGGLPGLPGAAAPPSVPRATTQQPSAEDPALCGDPKFDTIFNSADGGTFIFKGEHYWRLTEDGVASGYPRLIARAWPGLPGNIDAAFTYKNGKTYFFKGSKYWRYNGQKMDGDYPKDISEGFTGIPDNLDAALVWSGNGKIYFYKGTKFWRFDPSQRPPVKATYPKPLSNWEGIPDGIDAALQYTNGYTYFFKGGSYWRFNDRTFSVDSDNPAFPRSTAFWWLGCSSAPRGTVGDGSDSGDNSGHSGASSLTPLSLSALAAPLVALVTQALRPRA, from the exons ATGAGCATATCTAGGAGTAGTAGATTAAGAATATCCCCAGCAAGCATGGCGTGCGTGAGCCTGAGGAGTAGTCTGAGGATACTGTGGACGGCGACCACAGCGCTGGTGTTCCTCACGAGGAGCAGCGCCGCGCCGACCTTCGGTGGAGCAGATAAGGCGATG ATGTACTTAGCGCAGTACGGGTACCTAAGCCCCTCTGTGAGGAATCCTTCGAGCGGGCACATCATGGACGAGAGTTCGTGGCGCCGAGCTATTGCTGAGTTCCAGAGCTTTGCCGGGCTAAACGCGACAG GCGAATTAGACGAGGAAACAACAAAAGTAATGTCATTGCCGAGGTGCGGCGTGCGAGACAAGGTGGGCTTCGGAGAGAGCCGCGCCAAGAGATACGCGCTGCAGG GCTCAAGATGGCGCGTCAAGAACCTAACTTACAAGATCTCTAAGTACCCATCTAAGCTGAACCGAGCTGAAGTCGACAATGAACTTGCCAAAGCCTTCTCAGTGTGGTCCGACTACACAGACCTTACCTTTACGCAGAAGCGGTCCGGACAAGTCCACATTGAAATCAG GTTCGAGAAGGGAGAGCACGGAGACGGCGACCCCTTCGATGGTCCTGGTGGCACCCTTGCCCACGCCTACTTCCCC GTATACGGCGGCGACGCTCACTTCGATGACGCTGAGATGTGGTCCATTAACTCGAGGAGAGGAACCAATCTTTTCCAG GTCGCAGCTCACGAGTTCGGTCACTCCCTAGGGTTGTCCCACAGCGATGTTCGTTCAGCTCTGATGGCTCCCTTCTACCGAGGATACGACCCTGCCTTCCAACTTGACCAAGATGACATCCAAGGCATTCAG GCTCTGTATGGTCACAAGACACAGACAGACATCGGAGGCCTACCCGGCCTGCCCGGAGCGGCCGCCCCACCGTCCGTACCTCGCGCCACCACGCAACAACCCTCAGCTGAAGACCCAGCTCTCTGCGGCGACCCTAAGTTCGACACTATCTTCAACTCGGCTGACGGTGGCACTTTCATATTCAAAG GCGAGCACTACTGGCGTCTGACGGAGGACGGTGTCGCGTCAGGCTACCCGCGTCTGATCGCACGCGCATGGCCCGGCCTGCCTGGCAACATCGACGCTGCCTTCACTTACAAGAACGGCAAGACTTACTTCTTTAAGGGATCCAAATACTGGAGGTATAATGGACAGAAGATGGACGGCGATTATCCTAAAGATATTAGTGAAG GTTTCACCGGTATCCCAGACAACCTGGACGCTGCTTTAGTCTGGTCAGGCAACGGCAAGATCTACTTCTACAAAGGCACTAAGTTCTGGCGCTTCGACCCGTCACAACGCCCACCTGTTAAGGCCACATATCCTAAACCGCTGTCCAACTGGGAAGGCATCCCTGATGGCATTGACGCAGCCCTGCAATATACCAATGGATACACGTACTTCTTCAAGGGTGGATCCTATTGGCGGTTTAATGATAGAACTTTCAGT GTGGACTCAGACAATCCCGCGTTCCCTCGATCGACGGCGTTCTGGTGGCTCGGCTGCAGCAGCGCGCCGCGGGGCACCGTGGGAG
- the LOC124637345 gene encoding matrix metalloproteinase-14 isoform X6, with amino-acid sequence MSISRSSRLRISPASMACVSLRSSLRILWTATTALVFLTRSSAAPTFGGADKAMMYLAQYGYLSPSVRNPSSGHIMDESSWRRAIAEFQSFAGLNATGELDEETTKVMSLPRCGVRDKVGFGESRAKRYALQGSRWRVKNLTYKISKYPSKLNRAEVDNELAKAFSVWSDYTDLTFTQKRSGQVHIEIRFEKGEHGDGDPFDGPGGTLAHAYFPVYGGDAHFDDAEMWSINSRRGTNLFQVAAHEFGHSLGLSHSDVRSALMAPFYRGYDPAFQLDQDDIQGIQALYGHKTQTDIGGLPGLPGAAAPPSVPRATTQQPSAEDPALCGDPKFDTIFNSADGGTFIFKGEHYWRLTEDGVASGYPRLIARAWPGLPGNIDAAFTYKNGKTYFFKGSKYWRYNGQKMDGDYPKDISEGFTGIPDNLDAALVWSGNGKIYFYKGTKFWRFDPSQRPPVKATYPKPLSNWEGIPDGIDAALQYTNGYTYFFKGGSYWRFNDRTFSVDSDNPAFPRSTAFWWLGCSSAPRGTVGGNARLSDAPVAEDDVGDILFDAVVSVQSSGARL; translated from the exons ATGAGCATATCTAGGAGTAGTAGATTAAGAATATCCCCAGCAAGCATGGCGTGCGTGAGCCTGAGGAGTAGTCTGAGGATACTGTGGACGGCGACCACAGCGCTGGTGTTCCTCACGAGGAGCAGCGCCGCGCCGACCTTCGGTGGAGCAGATAAGGCGATG ATGTACTTAGCGCAGTACGGGTACCTAAGCCCCTCTGTGAGGAATCCTTCGAGCGGGCACATCATGGACGAGAGTTCGTGGCGCCGAGCTATTGCTGAGTTCCAGAGCTTTGCCGGGCTAAACGCGACAG GCGAATTAGACGAGGAAACAACAAAAGTAATGTCATTGCCGAGGTGCGGCGTGCGAGACAAGGTGGGCTTCGGAGAGAGCCGCGCCAAGAGATACGCGCTGCAGG GCTCAAGATGGCGCGTCAAGAACCTAACTTACAAGATCTCTAAGTACCCATCTAAGCTGAACCGAGCTGAAGTCGACAATGAACTTGCCAAAGCCTTCTCAGTGTGGTCCGACTACACAGACCTTACCTTTACGCAGAAGCGGTCCGGACAAGTCCACATTGAAATCAG GTTCGAGAAGGGAGAGCACGGAGACGGCGACCCCTTCGATGGTCCTGGTGGCACCCTTGCCCACGCCTACTTCCCC GTATACGGCGGCGACGCTCACTTCGATGACGCTGAGATGTGGTCCATTAACTCGAGGAGAGGAACCAATCTTTTCCAG GTCGCAGCTCACGAGTTCGGTCACTCCCTAGGGTTGTCCCACAGCGATGTTCGTTCAGCTCTGATGGCTCCCTTCTACCGAGGATACGACCCTGCCTTCCAACTTGACCAAGATGACATCCAAGGCATTCAG GCTCTGTATGGTCACAAGACACAGACAGACATCGGAGGCCTACCCGGCCTGCCCGGAGCGGCCGCCCCACCGTCCGTACCTCGCGCCACCACGCAACAACCCTCAGCTGAAGACCCAGCTCTCTGCGGCGACCCTAAGTTCGACACTATCTTCAACTCGGCTGACGGTGGCACTTTCATATTCAAAG GCGAGCACTACTGGCGTCTGACGGAGGACGGTGTCGCGTCAGGCTACCCGCGTCTGATCGCACGCGCATGGCCCGGCCTGCCTGGCAACATCGACGCTGCCTTCACTTACAAGAACGGCAAGACTTACTTCTTTAAGGGATCCAAATACTGGAGGTATAATGGACAGAAGATGGACGGCGATTATCCTAAAGATATTAGTGAAG GTTTCACCGGTATCCCAGACAACCTGGACGCTGCTTTAGTCTGGTCAGGCAACGGCAAGATCTACTTCTACAAAGGCACTAAGTTCTGGCGCTTCGACCCGTCACAACGCCCACCTGTTAAGGCCACATATCCTAAACCGCTGTCCAACTGGGAAGGCATCCCTGATGGCATTGACGCAGCCCTGCAATATACCAATGGATACACGTACTTCTTCAAGGGTGGATCCTATTGGCGGTTTAATGATAGAACTTTCAGT GTGGACTCAGACAATCCCGCGTTCCCTCGATCGACGGCGTTCTGGTGGCTCGGCTGCAGCAGCGCGCCGCGGGGCACCGTGGGAGGTAACGCGCGCCTCTCCGACGCCCCCGTCGCCGAAGACGACGTCGGAGACATACTGTTCGACGCAG
- the LOC124637345 gene encoding matrix metalloproteinase-14 isoform X1: protein MSISRSSRLRISPASMACVSLRSSLRILWTATTALVFLTRSSAAPTFGGADKAMVEHDAYFQMYLAQYGYLSPSVRNPSSGHIMDESSWRRAIAEFQSFAGLNATGELDEETTKVMSLPRCGVRDKVGFGESRAKRYALQGSRWRVKNLTYKISKYPSKLNRAEVDNELAKAFSVWSDYTDLTFTQKRSGQVHIEIRFEKGEHGDGDPFDGPGGTLAHAYFPVYGGDAHFDDAEMWSINSRRGTNLFQVAAHEFGHSLGLSHSDVRSALMAPFYRGYDPAFQLDQDDIQGIQALYGHKTQTDIGGLPGLPGAAAPPSVPRATTQQPSAEDPALCGDPKFDTIFNSADGGTFIFKGEHYWRLTEDGVASGYPRLIARAWPGLPGNIDAAFTYKNGKTYFFKGSKYWRYNGQKMDGDYPKDISEGFTGIPDNLDAALVWSGNGKIYFYKGTKFWRFDPSQRPPVKATYPKPLSNWEGIPDGIDAALQYTNGYTYFFKGGSYWRFNDRTFSVDSDNPAFPRSTAFWWLGCSSAPRGTVGGNARLSDAPVAEDDVGDILFDADGSDSGDNSGHSGASSLTPLSLSALAAPLVALVTQALRPRA, encoded by the exons ATGAGCATATCTAGGAGTAGTAGATTAAGAATATCCCCAGCAAGCATGGCGTGCGTGAGCCTGAGGAGTAGTCTGAGGATACTGTGGACGGCGACCACAGCGCTGGTGTTCCTCACGAGGAGCAGCGCCGCGCCGACCTTCGGTGGAGCAGATAAGGCGATG GTTGAACATGACGCCTACTTTCAGATGTACTTAGCGCAGTACGGGTACCTAAGCCCCTCTGTGAGGAATCCTTCGAGCGGGCACATCATGGACGAGAGTTCGTGGCGCCGAGCTATTGCTGAGTTCCAGAGCTTTGCCGGGCTAAACGCGACAG GCGAATTAGACGAGGAAACAACAAAAGTAATGTCATTGCCGAGGTGCGGCGTGCGAGACAAGGTGGGCTTCGGAGAGAGCCGCGCCAAGAGATACGCGCTGCAGG GCTCAAGATGGCGCGTCAAGAACCTAACTTACAAGATCTCTAAGTACCCATCTAAGCTGAACCGAGCTGAAGTCGACAATGAACTTGCCAAAGCCTTCTCAGTGTGGTCCGACTACACAGACCTTACCTTTACGCAGAAGCGGTCCGGACAAGTCCACATTGAAATCAG GTTCGAGAAGGGAGAGCACGGAGACGGCGACCCCTTCGATGGTCCTGGTGGCACCCTTGCCCACGCCTACTTCCCC GTATACGGCGGCGACGCTCACTTCGATGACGCTGAGATGTGGTCCATTAACTCGAGGAGAGGAACCAATCTTTTCCAG GTCGCAGCTCACGAGTTCGGTCACTCCCTAGGGTTGTCCCACAGCGATGTTCGTTCAGCTCTGATGGCTCCCTTCTACCGAGGATACGACCCTGCCTTCCAACTTGACCAAGATGACATCCAAGGCATTCAG GCTCTGTATGGTCACAAGACACAGACAGACATCGGAGGCCTACCCGGCCTGCCCGGAGCGGCCGCCCCACCGTCCGTACCTCGCGCCACCACGCAACAACCCTCAGCTGAAGACCCAGCTCTCTGCGGCGACCCTAAGTTCGACACTATCTTCAACTCGGCTGACGGTGGCACTTTCATATTCAAAG GCGAGCACTACTGGCGTCTGACGGAGGACGGTGTCGCGTCAGGCTACCCGCGTCTGATCGCACGCGCATGGCCCGGCCTGCCTGGCAACATCGACGCTGCCTTCACTTACAAGAACGGCAAGACTTACTTCTTTAAGGGATCCAAATACTGGAGGTATAATGGACAGAAGATGGACGGCGATTATCCTAAAGATATTAGTGAAG GTTTCACCGGTATCCCAGACAACCTGGACGCTGCTTTAGTCTGGTCAGGCAACGGCAAGATCTACTTCTACAAAGGCACTAAGTTCTGGCGCTTCGACCCGTCACAACGCCCACCTGTTAAGGCCACATATCCTAAACCGCTGTCCAACTGGGAAGGCATCCCTGATGGCATTGACGCAGCCCTGCAATATACCAATGGATACACGTACTTCTTCAAGGGTGGATCCTATTGGCGGTTTAATGATAGAACTTTCAGT GTGGACTCAGACAATCCCGCGTTCCCTCGATCGACGGCGTTCTGGTGGCTCGGCTGCAGCAGCGCGCCGCGGGGCACCGTGGGAGGTAACGCGCGCCTCTCCGACGCCCCCGTCGCCGAAGACGACGTCGGAGACATACTGTTCGACGCAG
- the LOC124637345 gene encoding matrix metalloproteinase-14 isoform X3, with translation MSISRSSRLRISPASMACVSLRSSLRILWTATTALVFLTRSSAAPTFGGADKAMVEHDAYFQMYLAQYGYLSPSVRNPSSGHIMDESSWRRAIAEFQSFAGLNATGELDEETTKVMSLPRCGVRDKVGFGESRAKRYALQGSRWRVKNLTYKISKYPSKLNRAEVDNELAKAFSVWSDYTDLTFTQKRSGQVHIEIRFEKGEHGDGDPFDGPGGTLAHAYFPVYGGDAHFDDAEMWSINSRRGTNLFQVAAHEFGHSLGLSHSDVRSALMAPFYRGYDPAFQLDQDDIQGIQALYGHKTQTDIGGLPGLPGAAAPPSVPRATTQQPSAEDPALCGDPKFDTIFNSADGGTFIFKGEHYWRLTEDGVASGYPRLIARAWPGLPGNIDAAFTYKNGKTYFFKGSKYWRYNGQKMDGDYPKDISEGFTGIPDNLDAALVWSGNGKIYFYKGTKFWRFDPSQRPPVKATYPKPLSNWEGIPDGIDAALQYTNGYTYFFKGGSYWRFNDRTFSVDSDNPAFPRSTAFWWLGCSSAPRGTVGDGSDSGDNSGHSGASSLTPLSLSALAAPLVALVTQALRPRA, from the exons ATGAGCATATCTAGGAGTAGTAGATTAAGAATATCCCCAGCAAGCATGGCGTGCGTGAGCCTGAGGAGTAGTCTGAGGATACTGTGGACGGCGACCACAGCGCTGGTGTTCCTCACGAGGAGCAGCGCCGCGCCGACCTTCGGTGGAGCAGATAAGGCGATG GTTGAACATGACGCCTACTTTCAGATGTACTTAGCGCAGTACGGGTACCTAAGCCCCTCTGTGAGGAATCCTTCGAGCGGGCACATCATGGACGAGAGTTCGTGGCGCCGAGCTATTGCTGAGTTCCAGAGCTTTGCCGGGCTAAACGCGACAG GCGAATTAGACGAGGAAACAACAAAAGTAATGTCATTGCCGAGGTGCGGCGTGCGAGACAAGGTGGGCTTCGGAGAGAGCCGCGCCAAGAGATACGCGCTGCAGG GCTCAAGATGGCGCGTCAAGAACCTAACTTACAAGATCTCTAAGTACCCATCTAAGCTGAACCGAGCTGAAGTCGACAATGAACTTGCCAAAGCCTTCTCAGTGTGGTCCGACTACACAGACCTTACCTTTACGCAGAAGCGGTCCGGACAAGTCCACATTGAAATCAG GTTCGAGAAGGGAGAGCACGGAGACGGCGACCCCTTCGATGGTCCTGGTGGCACCCTTGCCCACGCCTACTTCCCC GTATACGGCGGCGACGCTCACTTCGATGACGCTGAGATGTGGTCCATTAACTCGAGGAGAGGAACCAATCTTTTCCAG GTCGCAGCTCACGAGTTCGGTCACTCCCTAGGGTTGTCCCACAGCGATGTTCGTTCAGCTCTGATGGCTCCCTTCTACCGAGGATACGACCCTGCCTTCCAACTTGACCAAGATGACATCCAAGGCATTCAG GCTCTGTATGGTCACAAGACACAGACAGACATCGGAGGCCTACCCGGCCTGCCCGGAGCGGCCGCCCCACCGTCCGTACCTCGCGCCACCACGCAACAACCCTCAGCTGAAGACCCAGCTCTCTGCGGCGACCCTAAGTTCGACACTATCTTCAACTCGGCTGACGGTGGCACTTTCATATTCAAAG GCGAGCACTACTGGCGTCTGACGGAGGACGGTGTCGCGTCAGGCTACCCGCGTCTGATCGCACGCGCATGGCCCGGCCTGCCTGGCAACATCGACGCTGCCTTCACTTACAAGAACGGCAAGACTTACTTCTTTAAGGGATCCAAATACTGGAGGTATAATGGACAGAAGATGGACGGCGATTATCCTAAAGATATTAGTGAAG GTTTCACCGGTATCCCAGACAACCTGGACGCTGCTTTAGTCTGGTCAGGCAACGGCAAGATCTACTTCTACAAAGGCACTAAGTTCTGGCGCTTCGACCCGTCACAACGCCCACCTGTTAAGGCCACATATCCTAAACCGCTGTCCAACTGGGAAGGCATCCCTGATGGCATTGACGCAGCCCTGCAATATACCAATGGATACACGTACTTCTTCAAGGGTGGATCCTATTGGCGGTTTAATGATAGAACTTTCAGT GTGGACTCAGACAATCCCGCGTTCCCTCGATCGACGGCGTTCTGGTGGCTCGGCTGCAGCAGCGCGCCGCGGGGCACCGTGGGAG
- the LOC124637345 gene encoding matrix metalloproteinase-14 isoform X4, which yields MSISRSSRLRISPASMACVSLRSSLRILWTATTALVFLTRSSAAPTFGGADKAMVEHDAYFQMYLAQYGYLSPSVRNPSSGHIMDESSWRRAIAEFQSFAGLNATGELDEETTKVMSLPRCGVRDKVGFGESRAKRYALQGSRWRVKNLTYKISKYPSKLNRAEVDNELAKAFSVWSDYTDLTFTQKRSGQVHIEIRFEKGEHGDGDPFDGPGGTLAHAYFPVYGGDAHFDDAEMWSINSRRGTNLFQVAAHEFGHSLGLSHSDVRSALMAPFYRGYDPAFQLDQDDIQGIQALYGHKTQTDIGGLPGLPGAAAPPSVPRATTQQPSAEDPALCGDPKFDTIFNSADGGTFIFKGEHYWRLTEDGVASGYPRLIARAWPGLPGNIDAAFTYKNGKTYFFKGSKYWRYNGQKMDGDYPKDISEGFTGIPDNLDAALVWSGNGKIYFYKGTKFWRFDPSQRPPVKATYPKPLSNWEGIPDGIDAALQYTNGYTYFFKGGSYWRFNDRTFSVDSDNPAFPRSTAFWWLGCSSAPRGTVGGNARLSDAPVAEDDVGDILFDAGVKSSAPRSFFWFRK from the exons ATGAGCATATCTAGGAGTAGTAGATTAAGAATATCCCCAGCAAGCATGGCGTGCGTGAGCCTGAGGAGTAGTCTGAGGATACTGTGGACGGCGACCACAGCGCTGGTGTTCCTCACGAGGAGCAGCGCCGCGCCGACCTTCGGTGGAGCAGATAAGGCGATG GTTGAACATGACGCCTACTTTCAGATGTACTTAGCGCAGTACGGGTACCTAAGCCCCTCTGTGAGGAATCCTTCGAGCGGGCACATCATGGACGAGAGTTCGTGGCGCCGAGCTATTGCTGAGTTCCAGAGCTTTGCCGGGCTAAACGCGACAG GCGAATTAGACGAGGAAACAACAAAAGTAATGTCATTGCCGAGGTGCGGCGTGCGAGACAAGGTGGGCTTCGGAGAGAGCCGCGCCAAGAGATACGCGCTGCAGG GCTCAAGATGGCGCGTCAAGAACCTAACTTACAAGATCTCTAAGTACCCATCTAAGCTGAACCGAGCTGAAGTCGACAATGAACTTGCCAAAGCCTTCTCAGTGTGGTCCGACTACACAGACCTTACCTTTACGCAGAAGCGGTCCGGACAAGTCCACATTGAAATCAG GTTCGAGAAGGGAGAGCACGGAGACGGCGACCCCTTCGATGGTCCTGGTGGCACCCTTGCCCACGCCTACTTCCCC GTATACGGCGGCGACGCTCACTTCGATGACGCTGAGATGTGGTCCATTAACTCGAGGAGAGGAACCAATCTTTTCCAG GTCGCAGCTCACGAGTTCGGTCACTCCCTAGGGTTGTCCCACAGCGATGTTCGTTCAGCTCTGATGGCTCCCTTCTACCGAGGATACGACCCTGCCTTCCAACTTGACCAAGATGACATCCAAGGCATTCAG GCTCTGTATGGTCACAAGACACAGACAGACATCGGAGGCCTACCCGGCCTGCCCGGAGCGGCCGCCCCACCGTCCGTACCTCGCGCCACCACGCAACAACCCTCAGCTGAAGACCCAGCTCTCTGCGGCGACCCTAAGTTCGACACTATCTTCAACTCGGCTGACGGTGGCACTTTCATATTCAAAG GCGAGCACTACTGGCGTCTGACGGAGGACGGTGTCGCGTCAGGCTACCCGCGTCTGATCGCACGCGCATGGCCCGGCCTGCCTGGCAACATCGACGCTGCCTTCACTTACAAGAACGGCAAGACTTACTTCTTTAAGGGATCCAAATACTGGAGGTATAATGGACAGAAGATGGACGGCGATTATCCTAAAGATATTAGTGAAG GTTTCACCGGTATCCCAGACAACCTGGACGCTGCTTTAGTCTGGTCAGGCAACGGCAAGATCTACTTCTACAAAGGCACTAAGTTCTGGCGCTTCGACCCGTCACAACGCCCACCTGTTAAGGCCACATATCCTAAACCGCTGTCCAACTGGGAAGGCATCCCTGATGGCATTGACGCAGCCCTGCAATATACCAATGGATACACGTACTTCTTCAAGGGTGGATCCTATTGGCGGTTTAATGATAGAACTTTCAGT GTGGACTCAGACAATCCCGCGTTCCCTCGATCGACGGCGTTCTGGTGGCTCGGCTGCAGCAGCGCGCCGCGGGGCACCGTGGGAGGTAACGCGCGCCTCTCCGACGCCCCCGTCGCCGAAGACGACGTCGGAGACATACTGTTCGACGCAG
- the LOC124637345 gene encoding matrix metalloproteinase-14 isoform X2: MSISRSSRLRISPASMACVSLRSSLRILWTATTALVFLTRSSAAPTFGGADKAMMYLAQYGYLSPSVRNPSSGHIMDESSWRRAIAEFQSFAGLNATGELDEETTKVMSLPRCGVRDKVGFGESRAKRYALQGSRWRVKNLTYKISKYPSKLNRAEVDNELAKAFSVWSDYTDLTFTQKRSGQVHIEIRFEKGEHGDGDPFDGPGGTLAHAYFPVYGGDAHFDDAEMWSINSRRGTNLFQVAAHEFGHSLGLSHSDVRSALMAPFYRGYDPAFQLDQDDIQGIQALYGHKTQTDIGGLPGLPGAAAPPSVPRATTQQPSAEDPALCGDPKFDTIFNSADGGTFIFKGEHYWRLTEDGVASGYPRLIARAWPGLPGNIDAAFTYKNGKTYFFKGSKYWRYNGQKMDGDYPKDISEGFTGIPDNLDAALVWSGNGKIYFYKGTKFWRFDPSQRPPVKATYPKPLSNWEGIPDGIDAALQYTNGYTYFFKGGSYWRFNDRTFSVDSDNPAFPRSTAFWWLGCSSAPRGTVGGNARLSDAPVAEDDVGDILFDADGSDSGDNSGHSGASSLTPLSLSALAAPLVALVTQALRPRA; the protein is encoded by the exons ATGAGCATATCTAGGAGTAGTAGATTAAGAATATCCCCAGCAAGCATGGCGTGCGTGAGCCTGAGGAGTAGTCTGAGGATACTGTGGACGGCGACCACAGCGCTGGTGTTCCTCACGAGGAGCAGCGCCGCGCCGACCTTCGGTGGAGCAGATAAGGCGATG ATGTACTTAGCGCAGTACGGGTACCTAAGCCCCTCTGTGAGGAATCCTTCGAGCGGGCACATCATGGACGAGAGTTCGTGGCGCCGAGCTATTGCTGAGTTCCAGAGCTTTGCCGGGCTAAACGCGACAG GCGAATTAGACGAGGAAACAACAAAAGTAATGTCATTGCCGAGGTGCGGCGTGCGAGACAAGGTGGGCTTCGGAGAGAGCCGCGCCAAGAGATACGCGCTGCAGG GCTCAAGATGGCGCGTCAAGAACCTAACTTACAAGATCTCTAAGTACCCATCTAAGCTGAACCGAGCTGAAGTCGACAATGAACTTGCCAAAGCCTTCTCAGTGTGGTCCGACTACACAGACCTTACCTTTACGCAGAAGCGGTCCGGACAAGTCCACATTGAAATCAG GTTCGAGAAGGGAGAGCACGGAGACGGCGACCCCTTCGATGGTCCTGGTGGCACCCTTGCCCACGCCTACTTCCCC GTATACGGCGGCGACGCTCACTTCGATGACGCTGAGATGTGGTCCATTAACTCGAGGAGAGGAACCAATCTTTTCCAG GTCGCAGCTCACGAGTTCGGTCACTCCCTAGGGTTGTCCCACAGCGATGTTCGTTCAGCTCTGATGGCTCCCTTCTACCGAGGATACGACCCTGCCTTCCAACTTGACCAAGATGACATCCAAGGCATTCAG GCTCTGTATGGTCACAAGACACAGACAGACATCGGAGGCCTACCCGGCCTGCCCGGAGCGGCCGCCCCACCGTCCGTACCTCGCGCCACCACGCAACAACCCTCAGCTGAAGACCCAGCTCTCTGCGGCGACCCTAAGTTCGACACTATCTTCAACTCGGCTGACGGTGGCACTTTCATATTCAAAG GCGAGCACTACTGGCGTCTGACGGAGGACGGTGTCGCGTCAGGCTACCCGCGTCTGATCGCACGCGCATGGCCCGGCCTGCCTGGCAACATCGACGCTGCCTTCACTTACAAGAACGGCAAGACTTACTTCTTTAAGGGATCCAAATACTGGAGGTATAATGGACAGAAGATGGACGGCGATTATCCTAAAGATATTAGTGAAG GTTTCACCGGTATCCCAGACAACCTGGACGCTGCTTTAGTCTGGTCAGGCAACGGCAAGATCTACTTCTACAAAGGCACTAAGTTCTGGCGCTTCGACCCGTCACAACGCCCACCTGTTAAGGCCACATATCCTAAACCGCTGTCCAACTGGGAAGGCATCCCTGATGGCATTGACGCAGCCCTGCAATATACCAATGGATACACGTACTTCTTCAAGGGTGGATCCTATTGGCGGTTTAATGATAGAACTTTCAGT GTGGACTCAGACAATCCCGCGTTCCCTCGATCGACGGCGTTCTGGTGGCTCGGCTGCAGCAGCGCGCCGCGGGGCACCGTGGGAGGTAACGCGCGCCTCTCCGACGCCCCCGTCGCCGAAGACGACGTCGGAGACATACTGTTCGACGCAG